From Colias croceus chromosome Z, ilColCroc2.1:
taagaaatgATGTATGCGCGATCTGTCgatgtacctaaataaataaaaaaaaatagcactATGCCTACTAACGTAATATTTACACACATAGAAATGAAGTTAATATACACTAAGTAGGTAATGTTACGCCTCGACAAAGATAGAATCTAATTATCCGTATAATAATTCCTCTTAGGACAGAATAGATTAATACAATAACATATTTAGCAATCCAACGTGTGTTGAGGACACGTGAATCCCTCACATGTTATCGATGCGTCTATCCTTTTGTTTTAGAGCGAACACTGCATTTGATAATTCGAAACAGTATTCAACTAAACTGAAGTGAATTTCAAACATGGATTCGCCCTTAGCTACAACTCTGACATGGAGcatatatttagttttatttttatccaacTATGATATAAGAAAAGTTATTGATATGTATGTTTTAGATAAGTGCGTGTGAatgatgaaaatgaaatatgtataaaaattagaGACTCACCGCTCGAGTCAGTTTAGAATAAATTAAGgtcaatgaatattatataattttgcaTAACAAATACGAGGTGAAAATGTAATACAGTAAATAGTTATATGTTAATTTCAGTTTGTCGTCGTTATTATGCGTTTTAagcatacctacctacataaaacTACCTGATAGATTGTGCGGGTTTTCTTTGTTGTATTTGTTCATATTGTGCCTTTATAGAGTGATGTAAGCATAACATTAAATGCGAATATAATATCTTATGTACATGTCAATTTATTGGCTCAATCATTTGTACATAATGATCGATAGGAGAAAATTCCAGAATACATATTGCATCAATTGATACAACTCGacaaattaaattactagATCGTTCACTTGACTTGATTTACCAAAGTCAGCTCCAATTAACCTTTGAAATGCTAGCTTACAAAGTAACTTAGTGCTCTACTTCAGTGCTTTTGTTGTTACAGTAATAGTCCGAGACTTTGAAATTAACTGATTATTGAATTCTCAAGCGCAGTTTTTCCGATTGAATTTCATCTACAGAAGTTCATTGTTCGCTATGAACGCGCTTTAGCgtcaataacaattaattaaacagtagtaaataaaagttgatttttaataaagaacaATTCACGTTCCGTGCGCTATGTCGCATTAAGAGCAGcgaaacttataattaatttaaaagcgaCTTTGTATACTTTTAATAAACTATAACAAAAAGTAATTGTTCGCATGGTAATGGCGGGGCAATACCCAGAAGTTAGTTATCGCAGTGCTTGCCAGCGAATGTCGCAAATTGTTCTACTTACTTAATAATAGCTGTGATATTTTTCAGTCGTTTTTATAAGTTGCTTTCCCTGAATCTTTTGCGATATTGATCACTAAATTTTCGTTCTGTGAAACGAAACCTATTTCGTTTCATTGCAATTGGACGCTTTGAATGTTTCAATTCTTGCGCTATAATATCCGGGAATTAATTGCATTTAGTTTATTCATTtcttatttagattttattcaatttatttgaaattttcaggtaaatataaatgtatattgtacGGTTTTCTTAGTAGAGGGTTTATAAATAGCCATTCTTCATACTTCACATATACGTGTGAACCTTAAGATAACGCAATCAATGCTGGCTAAAACGCATCACACAATCACCATTAGTTATGTTTAGCTTAGCTTTAAAGTTGAATATAAATCAGCATAAGATTATTTATGTCTCTAATAAATAAGGATTGCAAATATCTATCGATggataatttataacattgaTGTAACGGCGATGTGTTCAATGATTATAAATCAAACGTTACTTGAACGATTATTCTAAAATGTCTTTAGGTTAgctgattatattatttattttcgtcCCATTGGTATCGGTGTTATATCTAAGAATAGTACAAGATTTACATTACATGTGtttctttaaacattttataaaaaaaaatctgtatttaataaacaaatccTTTAATTTAGGACAgatagtattaaaaaaagattCCGGCGAAtcgataacctcctcctttttttgaagtcgattaaaaatagataaggAGAGTTTCAAACTAGTAGTAATGGCCATATTTTGTACCATTTGATTGAAATTCCTCACAATCCTTCGTTCTATCCCAGAAACGATACTGTTTCAATATTGGCTTTTCGAAATCGCCCATTACAAAGCTACTCGAAATTATCGTGCCTTGGATAATTCAGTCTAAGAAATCCCAGTCACCTGCATTAGATGGACTTTACCTGGAACAAGAATTTCCTCTGTACGAGTTCAATTCGCATCACTCTGCAGGTTACGTTACGAAAGATGTTTCATATCTAAATTGGGACACCTCTCGAAATGTTATATATTGGCATTCGAATGTTTCGTGTTTGCATGCTATATTTAGATTTGACGTTTTTCTAAATTCTTTGAACAtcttgcaaaataataatgataggTATAGGTTATAGGAcaaatggtttttattttattgacgtCTTTAAAAAAACCAAGGATTTATACGTATTATGTATCccataattattaatgctCTTGTTCTTATTGAAGTCATTTCAGTAGCATTTAGTCGctgtatcaaatattttaatcaatattatgCTTTTTTCAACAGTCGGCATCGTATCCTACTCAATGCCAAAAGGCGACAAGCGTAGCAACGGCGTGGAACTGACCGACACGATATATGACGGCCAGTGGGGGGAGGAGCTCAAGGGTGGTCTCGGCCAGCTGGTTGACGGCCAGTTTGGGGGCGACGAGATACGGGAAGCCGCTAAGAACTTGGCCTGGGTCGGATGGAGGAACGACTCGAGGCCTAACCCTCCAGTTATCACCTTTGAGTTCGATAAAGTGCGCGAGTTCAGCGCTGTGCACTTGTTCTGTAATAACAAGTTCATGAGGGATGTACAGGTTAGTcgagtattaattattttcttaatacattattaaataatatgttcctAGCTAATAAAAATGTCTTGATTATTTGGTGATGTGTTGGATAATCGATTGTTATTATTGAATGCAAAGCGAATTGGTTATATTTTGCTCTGCAAATgagataattattaacatattgttataattttttgactAATTTGTTAttctagttataaataatgaaatcatAATTTCGTTTTGCAACCTATCTTTTAAATTCTAACTCTGAATATACAGGTATTCTCCGAGGCGATAATTTCGTTCTCGATCGGCGGCCGGCACTTCCAAGACGAGCCGATCCATTACACGCCGGTCAGCGACAATATATTCGAAAATTCTAGAAATGTCAGCATAAAGCTACATCACAGGATCGGCAAGTGGGTGCGGATTGAACTGCGCTTCTCGGCGCGATGGATTTTGATCAGCGAAGTCGTTTTTGACTCGGGTATgtttaatgaattaataaaaaagtaaaaaaaaacatatgcACTGTTGTAGGAAAAGAATAAagatcttatttatttaatcttaatagtttttcatattatataaacatgagcatttatttaatgtatttttacagATGTTGCGCAAGGCAACTACACACCGGAGAGTTCGAAACCGGTCCAAACGAAGGACAAAACGAAACTGATACCCACAAGCAATGTGCCCATATCCACCGCGCACCAAGACGACCCGCTATACATGGCGATAGTAGTCGGTGTCCTAACCGCTCTAGTGATACTCCTTATAGTCGCCGTATTCCTAATAGTTCATAGACACAGGCATAGAAAATGCTTCGCCTCGCCCTTAGCCAAAACGACCATAGCGCAAAAGAGGACGGTACCAGAGAGCTACAACACGTGCGGTACCTCAATGTTGCCAGACAACAAAATGTTAGACTGTGGTTTAGATGTTAAGTCCGACGAATATCAAGAGCCATATCAGGCTTTGAAGTGCGCGCCATATTTTAGTTATAGTACTGTACTGCTAGAGATGAAAGACTTTGTTAAGGATTCCAATACAGCTTTATCTGGTAAGTTTcgtataactttttattatcttatgattttaatgttgtgtgaattttaattttaaaatagtcaaacaatatcaatttatataaGCAAAATACTTCTCAGTGAATtggagttatttttaatatcttctCTGGTTTGTAATGAAGcctcttaaaaaaaatgattcaatcttactaaaaataaaaatatttttaagccttttaaaattttatttttaataaaaacattatttttgtctTTAACTGGTTCCTTTAGAGCAacttgtatgactatgacaacTAACAAACGACCCCAACCAAACAGACAGTTCGAACTACGACTACGCGGTGCCCGAGCTGAGTTCAGCGCCGCTGCTGACGAAGCGGCGTCTCGCTGACGAGCTCTCGGAGCGCGGCACTGTGCTGGTCGGCGAACGGGACCCGCCCAGTGACCGGGACACCCGCCGCTCGGCCAGCTCCAAGCGGAGTGCACGGGTGAGTGTGCACAAGTAACGTGGATACAAGTCGCGTcaagtaaaaagaacgctCACGGTTAAGCTGCGCATTGGCGATTTATCCGGTCTATTTGGTGTTATGAGGtggtataataataacaaataggtagttgcgaagccacgattcgcgagcctagttcaaaaataaaataatcggcaCATAGCTTACGTGCAAAACTCGATCCATGCGCAAATACACCTCATCACTTTCatccagcgttctttttacgtgACGCGTAGTATAGCAGTTACATACACGCACACGTACGCAGGCATTCGCACAAGTACACGCCCACGTACGCAGGCATTCGCATAAGTACATGCACACGTACGCAGGCATTCGCACAAGTACACGCACACGTTCGCAGGCATTCGCACACGTACACGCAAACATACACGCATACGTACGCATATATTCGCGCACGTACACGTACTCATACATCCGCACATGTACACGCACTCATACATCCGCACACGTACACGTACGCATACAGTACACATGCACGGGAGTGAGTTAACAGATGTTAACCACAAAATCACTCACAAGAGTGAGGCAATAGACACGGTATATGCACAGTATATGCTTAAACATGCTTATCGGTGAGCGAGGCGATCCCAGCGGTCGGTATACCCGCCGCTCAGCTAGCTCTAAGTGGAGCCAGTACATGGGGACACGTGTAACGTGGGTGTTTAATACGCACACGCACGCACACATACACGTTTGATACACGTAATATGGATATTCAATACACACACGTGCGCTTTGCGCACTACATGTTCTAGTAGCATCAGAATCGTTCCGTCTAGAATactaataaactttttttttatttgaatcaaaAGCCTTTAAAAATCACTTAAATATTTAGGTTTACAGgcagaatttttaaaaatacttactaaaataatttgtttcagtcACCGAGTCAACAAGAAGTGCTATTAGATGCAAAGCGAAGACTCGAGACCACTAACGTGATCGAGTTCCCGCGACATAGACTGAGAATGATCTCCAAGCTTGCCGAAGGGGCATTTGGCACGGTATgtatataaaagataaaaattctgaggttttaatgttttaaaaatataatttttttttacgtaagtatcattaaaaaaaattgtccagACTCCAGATATAGATAGATTTAAAAACAAGAGAAAATAGATTTTCTGTTTTCAAACTAAATAATGCATGCAAAAATCAACCTTCCCGTGTGCTCTTAAAGTCCTTTTCCGTATATCGCTTACGATTAGAATAGGAAACTTCTTTAAAAACTGTTCCATTCTCATACGACACACGCAAAACTCTACCTTACGGCACACTAATAAAATCGACGCACGCAAAACTCGTCCTTTTTTTCAGTaaggaaatcttgcatagataacTACAGCCCCCGGGgcaggagccgtgggttatgtcggattcttaccgactaaaaccccattgtaccgtcgagccgctttaatgagggggggggggggtatTGGAATTCTTCCGCTACGCAAAACTCAATCTTACTCCATTCTAATAGAACACACATTCCAGGTGTACGTAGCGGAAGCGGACGGCGTGCCCGAGTACAACGGCACGATCACGTCAGAGAAGCGGCTCGTCGCCGTCAAGTTCCTCTGCCACGATGCCTCGCTCAAGGAGAGGTACATCATGTATGAAATATGTTTACATTTACAGCACCACACTACGGACAATCGATGCTATTGCGacttaataatgaataatgtaGGAATATGTTGGTTAAAACTAGATGTTTGTAATCTGGGGGTTTATATAGTGCAAAATTGAATTGCACTACAGGTGACATTGAAAGTGGTACAACAGAAggaattcatttttttttacaggaATTTCTGATCTTAAAAATTCTTGTTGTGGAGTAATAACTTGTCAATATTATGGcataatatgcatttgttaGTCGCGATAGTTGGTTGTCTTAGTTCCTTGCACAGCCCCAAATCCTATAGATAAGTATATGCTAAATGTTTCTGTAATGAAACATTAtgaatataactttttttggGAGATTACACacacagattaaaaaatgttttgaaaatagttgtaatataaaataatctatactaatattataaagctgaaaagtttgtttgtttgtttgtttgtttgaacgcgctaatctcgggaactactggtctgatttgaaaaattctttcgatgttagaaagcacatttatcgaggaaggctatcgAGGACCTACAGGAGAGGAGCcgcgggggtgaaaccgcgcggagcagcttgtataagatataatacaatagttgttcattaaaataacttaataaaacatttaatgaaaatatcaaacaCTTTCAGACATTACACACGACGTCGTCTTGTTTCTAACGAGAACGGCGTTTCAACGATGGTAGAAAAagtaacacaatataatatgtttaataaatgttctagaaatattatttgtacttacctaaattgatttaatgaatgtgctaaattttaaatagtttttaattcatattcGTCTTATTATAAAGTTCATATTGCAACAACcgtaaataaacttaaataatcagtcaaataaacaatttataatatagataattgtacttttaaagcaatatttttcataaatatacgTTTACAGGGAGGAATTCGAAAGGGACGTACGCATTTTGGCGGCGCTATCGTCACCGCACTTGGCCCGAGTGTTGGGCGCGTGTCGTTCGCCGCCTTTGGCTGTTGTGCTGGAGTATCTCGAATTAGGTAATGTTTTTTATCGGTAAATAcgtgaaaattttatattttcgttttttttaagctattgcatatcttctatcgagaaattccgtaacgaaaaacctcacgctccccactccgacgggcggaggtgtggcttgaaggcatagcatgcaatagctttaccgcggcagtcccagagagccacacgtcgtttttttagcTTTCAAACgcttcataaattataatcgcGTCGCGCAATCGAATTTTTTGCAttctaaaaatttatttttgttaaaaatagtgacaattttttttgacgattaataaaaaatttattcagatTTAATCTATTATTGTCTATTATGgttttagtaatttaatatggtagtattaaaaaaaatcgctatGAAAGCGCATTGTTctgaaatatttgttataatttttatttcaatctaTTGTATGAATAAGTCTCGACTATTGGCTAACACGTCGTTCTATTTCAGTTTCTATTTAGGTACACTTTGATCGAATTTCTTCTTTTCGACCATCATTACTTCCGGTAATCACCATacaaaagataattttattcatatttttcatatctTCAGGTGACTTATGTTCGTTCCTACGTACAACGGCACCGCCGTCTATGGCGACGCTACTCCACGTGGCGACGCAGATCGCGGCCGGCATGCAGTACTTGGAGTCACTTAATTTCGTTCATAGAGATCTGGCGGCCAGGTAGgtggttttttattattaaattaatgaagGTAGTTGGCTTTTGCGAATgcgtaaatatgttttatttcgaTGAAGTTTGGAAAaagcttaaaattatttcagtatgTCTTggtgttataatttttgtgaCTATCCCAATTTGTTATCAAATAAACCCCATGTTACTCGCTAAAGTGATATATACTATACGAAATTTTTTTTGCCctgttaaaaaaatgcataCTTTAACATGATTTATAATATCCTCCCAGGAACTGCCTAGTGGATAGAGGATATTTTgtcctattaaaaaaatgcatacttataaaatttataaaacccCTTCAGGAATTGCCTCGTCGGCAAAGGCTATCAGGTCAAAATAAGCGACTTCGGGACCGACAATGAGCTATACGCGTGCGACTACTACAAAGTGGATGGTAGGATACCACTACCACTCCGCTGGGCTGCGTGGGAGTCCGTACTGCGCGGGAAGTATACGACCAAGAGCGATGTATGGGCGTTCGCTGTGACCCTGCATGAGGTGTTCACGCTCTGCCGACGTAGGCCCTACGAGCATTTGACTGAGGCTGAGGTGAGTGATGAATGGGGGAAATGGAAAGGTTAATGACCTTTGTGTAAAATGGCAGGAAAAAATTTGCCAATAACCCTCATGTGACAAATCAGATAGGTACAATTTAGTTTGACATTTTGCATgtcaaataacaaataaaaaaaatgtcaaatttcattcaataacCGTTACgttaattttcaatacaatAGTTATTGCTCAGGTAATTAATTGGTTTGGATTGACTACTTTGAACGTGACAAGGTGAAAATCGGTTTCCAAACCTACGAAAGAATTAATCGATATGTAGCATACCAAACCTAcggacaaaaaataatttaaaaaaaaaagtgcgcttaataaaatgtattgtgTAGTTTTATTTCCCGGCTCCGGCCGGTCCGTGACTCATGCTTAACACTTTGAATCTTTTCCAGGTACTAGAGAACCTATCGCACCTGCAAGCGGACGACGATCTCTTCGAGTGCATAGAGCGCGCGGCCGGCATCCCGCGAGACATGTACGAGCTGATGCGTGAGTGCTGGCGCCGGGATGAACCAGACCGGCCAACATTTGCCGAGATACATCTGTTCTTGCAGAGAAAGTGTTTAAGCCTGGCCACGTGATATACGAGCTGGCTGGACGCGTACTCGCTCACTAGGATGTAACCGAGACGAAACTTCTAGAAATTCTgctccccccccccccccccccctccaATAAATAGTCGTACATGTAACAAGTCCCCCCGTAACAGCTAATTAGCTGAGTGCACCTGTTCCTGCGGCGCAAGTGCTCGAAAACGTCGAAACTTCTGGAAAAACTAGGTACTTTGGAAACTCCCCTCCCTCCAATAACACTCGTACATGTACAAGTCCCGCTTACTGATTCTTCTAGAACGTTTCCCCCGTGACTTACTCCATCTTGATTTGCTCGAATAATCCCAAATAATATATGTGACATAGAGGTTGGCTCGACGCGTAACCGCTGCTCACCAAGTTAATTTGCTCGATTACACACCCCTAAACATTTTTGCCTCGTCCCAGTATTACCACCTTAAACAACTCTATTCATTTGCCCAACCCCCCGCCCCTCCTTATCCCTTTCATCGAATATGCCAATAATACAGAAATGTTAATGCTTACGACGACAAAATGACTATAAACATGCGCATGTCGCAAATAAtctcttattaaaataattacaaacgattttaatgataaaaacaggatgtaattaaaatgtctgctttatattttgtatgactgCGAAAGGAAGGGTTATGTTTTGACTTTTGAGTGATGTAATAACCTAATCGGTGTTTGTTGCACAGTTGCGAAATTAAAGAGAATCTAAGAGATAAATGGCCTAAACAGCTGAACATTATTCAGTTTGTATGATATTTAACacattgttaatattttctacGATTGCTTACAACGGCTAGAACAGCATAGAGATTAGAACATCAAATTATATGGTTTGTAAAACACATGTGTGTTTTTTTCCATATTGTATCTAAATTAATTACTGAATGTTCGCAGCAAACATAAGgattaaataatgaattaaaattgtcATGAGGCTAAACTAGCAAGTATATTGTAGAATATATACTGTGGAAATATTTCGTAGTGTTGTTATGAAAGATGTGTACAAGAGTGAACGTTTCTGAACGAAATATGTTATGTCAATGTCAAAACAATGTATTggtttccaaaaaaaaaaaaaaaattaattatgtttaagaGCTAGcacgcaagagcaacttttgtctccgcaactattttgtctctcccatcaactccatgggctagtaagaaagtgcgcgcacgtagcgatgCAACTtcacaaaatagttgcggagacaaaagttgctcttgcgcgctagctctaaattGTATGTTATCTTTGTCAgagttttgtaatttttttaatttttttaaatgctttatGATGATTCCTTTTACAATTAGTGTTTGTAGTTTGTATTTCTAtgtttaatttacttaatttttgtttcttgATTGTTACCATTGGTAGTTTTGACATGactataaatacaatttgaattttattagaaaagtTATTTGATACATAACTTATAATACTATCGTGGTTTAAAGTGGTCCATAAGAGAatcgtaaataaattaaagacgtacaattaaaacatttggaacagtttaaataaaattaagttctTTTGTTGCATTTACTTTCCTTTGAATATATTTCCTGTTATATTGTTAAcgtctttttaaatacttttcgTGGTGTTCTATTTCAACGAAatagttatttgtaaaacatgATTTAACGAATGTTGAAAATGATTAAACATACgtttatgattaaaaattgTACTTGCGTAGTTCCAAAATGAAGTGGATATGGATTTGTAGGGTTCTTTATGCATATATATGGATCTGAatactaaatttatttatttgagttAATTCTTAAACTTCATTGGTTTATATTTTCGATGTCAgtcaattaaatattagtgcaaataaaataaattagaaccCTACAAACAATGCAGGTTTTCTGTCGCCGGCGGCAACGAATAAGTCGTAGGAACTGAATGCTATGTCTGTTTTAATAGACATTCTGAATTGTTCTTAAAATATAGATGTTTTTACCCACATAAATTGAAAGTTTACACGAAACATATCTTTGTAAATGTACCAAAAAATGGAAAAACTGCTTTGGGaataagaaaatacatttttggaCAGAATGTTCTATTGATACagatagtttaattttttatgaaagtaGTTTTGTTATAAGGTGCAGGCAgttatttagatataaatgTTCGACTGTTTCGTGTGTACGtgaatatgtacttaattgaGGATATACACTAGATGTTCagcttttgtataaaatactcACGTTATTAAACTACAAGGTTGTTCAACGATACTTAATATGAAGTTATGTTTGAGaagctttataatttataatgtagtGGCAAACTTGATCTATTAGGAGTTCATTGAAGGAATCATAGAAGACTGTGTAATTTTAATCGggtataatattgtatatgaAACTACCAAACATCTTATAACCAAAAGACAATCTATGGTAAAAAATACACTGTTCAATTACGCTTTACTTTTATCCGCCTGAGATAAACAACCATTCAATTGTTCCGGACACTCATTTCGCGGttgattttcttaaaatataaaccatGTGAGAAAATAATGAATCAACATTCCAAATAGAACCTTAACTGAATAGATATAGGTTACATTTTCCTGTTTAATACGCAGTAAGCTCGCTACCCCGAGTCACGCACGCAACTGCGTCGCGGTACAAATGTTGTTATAGTCTATTCATCGTGTCACTGCCACTCGAGTGCGCACATTAGGATAAATGCATTTATATTCCGTTTTTAGCATTTCATTTACAATCCTAGACTAAAACACTCGATAACACGTAGACGCTTCTTATTACGTTGTGATTAGAAAACaaaattcttaaattaatGAGCTTAATAGCTAGTGTAGTCGTGTTGCGTGTTGCCAATATGAAATTAGGAGATGAATAGATTGTAATCGATTTCTTATTACTGCAAATCGACTTTTACGAGTGAGCTACGTATAATAGACATAAGAAATCTGATCTTCCTCTGCTAATCATAGGGTATATGACTGCTTTACTTCGCTGTACTGTATTTTAATGGTAATATAAATGGATTAGAATCAACGTTGGAAAAGTATTGTAAATCGACATATTTGAATCAGATTTAGAAGTAATAGATACGTACTGATAAACCGATAGATTCATAAATAGAGGGTATAAAGttgaaaacaattatattacCGATAATAATTACCTTTAAACGTTtgtgattattattttcatatatatcTAGGTAATAGCGTCTATTTTCCATGATATCTCTATTCTCTAGTATCGAGTTTCCATTTATATTGCGGATCCCAAATTCTATATCATCTAGTTACCaaattataatagtaatttattttcgtgtaacattttatttaaaacatattttaaacaattctaTTAGTCCCTAGAAATAGATGCAAATGatcgaatattaaaaaaaaaaaatggaaaaataataaaa
This genomic window contains:
- the LOC123705224 gene encoding discoidin domain-containing receptor 2-like isoform X2 translates to MVPCVVALLLLVRACHVHALDISQCIAPLGMESGLIPDKDVTASSSFNNDNVAPQNGRLNQEIKGGAWCPKSQITTESSEWLEINLHSVHVITATSTQGRFGNSQGVEYAESYVLEYWRPKLAKWMRYRSSDGHEILPGNTNTYLEKKNHLEPPIWASKIRFIPYSSHRRTVCMRVELYGCYWSVGIVSYSMPKGDKRSNGVELTDTIYDGQWGEELKGGLGQLVDGQFGGDEIREAAKNLAWVGWRNDSRPNPPVITFEFDKVREFSAVHLFCNNKFMRDVQVFSEAIISFSIGGRHFQDEPIHYTPVSDNIFENSRNVSIKLHHRIGKWVRIELRFSARWILISEVVFDSDVAQGNYTPESSKPVQTKDKTKLIPTSNVPISTAHQDDPLYMAIVVGVLTALVILLIVAVFLIVHRHRHRKCFASPLAKTTIAQKRTVPESYNTCGTSMLPDNKMLDCGLDVKSDEYQEPYQALKCAPYFSYSTVLLEMKDFVKDSNTALSDSSNYDYAVPELSSAPLLTKRRLADELSERGTVLVGERDPPSDRDTRRSASSKRSARSPSQQEVLLDAKRRLETTNVIEFPRHRLRMISKLAEGAFGTVYVAEADGVPEYNGTITSEKRLVAVKFLCHDASLKEREEFERDVRILAALSSPHLARVLGACRSPPLAVVLEYLELGDLCSFLRTTAPPSMATLLHVATQIAAGMQYLESLNFVHRDLAARNCLVGKGYQVKISDFGTDNELYACDYYKVDGRIPLPLRWAAWESVLRGKYTTKSDVWAFAVTLHEVFTLCRRRPYEHLTEAEVLENLSHLQADDDLFECIERAAGIPRDMYELMRECWRRDEPDRPTFAEIHLFLQRKCLSLAT
- the LOC123705224 gene encoding discoidin domain-containing receptor 2-like isoform X1, giving the protein MVPCVVALLLLVRACHVHALDISQCIAPLGMESGLIPDKDVTASSSFNNDNVAPQNGRLNQEIKGGAWCPKSQITTESSEWLEINLHSVHVITATSTQGRFGNSQGVEYAESYVLEYWRPKLAKWMRYRSSDGHEILPGNTNTYLEKKNHLEPPIWASKIRFIPYSSHRRTVCMRVELYGCYWSVGIVSYSMPKGDKRSNGVELTDTIYDGQWGEELKGGLGQLVDGQFGGDEIREAAKNLAWVGWRNDSRPNPPVITFEFDKVREFSAVHLFCNNKFMRDVQVFSEAIISFSIGGRHFQDEPIHYTPVSDNIFENSRNVSIKLHHRIGKWVRIELRFSARWILISEVVFDSDVAQGNYTPESSKPVQTKDKTKLIPTSNVPISTAHQDDPLYMAIVVGVLTALVILLIVAVFLIVHRHRHRKCFASPLAKTTIAQKRTVPESYNTCGTSMLPDNKMLDCGLDVKSDEYQEPYQALKCAPYFSYSTVLLEMKDFVKDSNTALSDSSNYDYAVPELSSAPLLTKRRLADELSERGTVLVGERDPPSDRDTRRSASSKRSARSPSQQEVLLDAKRRLETTNVIEFPRHRLRMISKLAEGAFGTVYVAEADGVPEYNGTITSEKRLVAVKFLCHDASLKERYIMEEFERDVRILAALSSPHLARVLGACRSPPLAVVLEYLELGDLCSFLRTTAPPSMATLLHVATQIAAGMQYLESLNFVHRDLAARNCLVGKGYQVKISDFGTDNELYACDYYKVDGRIPLPLRWAAWESVLRGKYTTKSDVWAFAVTLHEVFTLCRRRPYEHLTEAEVLENLSHLQADDDLFECIERAAGIPRDMYELMRECWRRDEPDRPTFAEIHLFLQRKCLSLAT